The genomic region TTTAGTCCCTCAACTTCAAAACCGGGCAACTTGCACCCTCAACTACTAACACCGGACAAGATTCATCCCTGGTCTTGGATTTGACCGGTTTTGGTGCTCACTCACCCCGGTTTTGACCGGTGCTGACTCAAATTCGCGTagtttttttcaaatccatgaactttttcttTGAAATTCACATACTTTTTTCATACCCGTTTACTTTTTCAAATTTGTGTACTCTTTTCAAAATCGCTTTTTTTAATCCATAAACTTTTTGAAATTCAGGTACTTGTTTCCAGTTTGTGTAATTGTTTCAAATTCGCGTAAGTTTTATCATCGGTCAACACATTCGCTTAATGTTTCAAATTCGCGTAAGTTTTATCATCGGTCAACACATTCGCTTAATGTTTCAAATTCGTGTAAGTCTTTTCATCAGTTCATATAATTGTTTTAAATTCACGTAAGTTTTTTCAAAAAGTACACTAATTTGAAAAaatgaatgaatttaagaaaatatGCAAACTTGAAAAGGTACGTGAGTTTGGAAAAAAAAAAACATGAATTTGAGTCAGCTCTGTCAAAACAGGGGGAGTCAGCAGCAAAACTGGTCAAAATCGAGTCCAGGGATAAACCTTGTCTAGTATCAGTAGTTGAGGGTCCAAGTTGTTCGGTTTTGAAattgagggaccaaatctagagTCCGCCAAGAGTTGGGGGgtgaaaagtatacttttctcttaTTTATTCATACtataaaaaatatatttctaccatactacgcttttatcaccatctcttcgccgaactagaacacctatacaatttatcattgtattgggtgtgttggagacataagagactctttgttatttggttgtagggttatttgagagagaccatcttcatcctacgcctcccgcggattgataaatcttaggtcatccatttgagggaaaattgctactatactacaaaactctacgcttggaggcccaacacgagtctataagaacAAGTTatgttgtagacatcaagctcttttttggtgccattgccgaggaggtgagtgcttgaaggtatatctttagatcttgcaactgaatattttagtttcttgttttatcactagtttggttcgtAAAAGtatattacaaaaaaatggaattgatgtTGCCAGATataattcatctttataatgtgtTTCGTGAAAATGATGAAAATAAAaggttgtgctcaattgttagaagaagaattcaataaaatgtttggcataaaatctttaaatgatgagcatgattgcaatgttgatagtatgaattatttggatatccatgatgctaatgatatgcaaagccttaagcttggggatgctttgttttatgaatatgatatttttagtcccccaagttttgatgtgcaaatttattatgatgattgcatgcctcctatttatgatgattatattgatgaaagtgggtttggaagagtgtcaactctaggtaataattaTCTCACTATTTtgaagggtgttgaatcttattgttataattataaaagtggatttggagaggtcatgactttattagtTGATGAATTCAATACTTTGGAATAGGTTTTAATTGACTATGATAAAAAGTTGCTATCTACGATGActattgtgatgatatgtatgctgGAAAGAGTattgatatccatgaaacttgtcatcatgattttaatgctcaaattgattatcccaatcaagtatcacatgataattattttattgagtttgctcccactactgttcatgagaataaatttgcttatgtgaagagtaataaaatttgtattcttgtggatcatgaaaagaatgctttatatgatagttatattgttggattcattcatgatggaactgaaaattattacgaaacaggaacattttcttttacatatctcaataatatcaagtcacctctctatatgttgaaaatcttgacgccatgcttgtttttttcctttctatgctagttgattcttgtttccataaattgtttgctcacaaaatccctatgtataGAAAGTGGGCTAGAATTAAATGTGCTTGCTTTGTGAgtcatgatgctctatttgtgtTTCATTCTTTACTTCTATGTGAGTATTATTGAATCATCATGCCTACctaaaaagacattaaagaaaagcattTGTTGGGATACAATCCAATAATTAcgcctactgtttttgtgtgttcacatgattaagctactatagcaatcatgttttatagcttttgttttaataaagtgtcAAACCTTTGAGATAGTgtcgatgatagttgacttgattctatgcaaaaacagaaacttttgcgtctagtGGCAGAATTGTTGAGATTTGctgaagcgtgataaaattctgaattttttacacatgattgatatacatattatctatgtttcctagtttttcagaatttttggatttatagAAGTGTGGTCATTGtctagatcattacagactattatatttttgacagattctgtttttaacgcatagtttgcttgttttagtgttttCATTGCTTATATTAAATGatataaattgtgtaaatgataAGGTAGTTGGAattatgtggaaacaattatgaatcttatttTTGACAGTAAAATCTGTTTTCAAtgtatagtttgcttgttttagtgttttCATTGCTTATATTAAATGAAATAAATTGTGTAAATGATAAGTTAGTTAGAattatgtggaaacaattatgaatcttgttttTGACAGTAAAATATGTTTCCaacgcatagtttgcttgttttagtgttttCATTGCTTATATTAAATGatataaattgtataaatgataAGGTAGTTGGAATTATatgaaaacaattatgaatctaCTTGTCTGATGAAATTTTGTTAAATTTTGTGTGGTTCAATTTCCGGTTGCGCGAGTCCGCAGACGTATATGGGGGAATTTAGGATGTGTTTGGTAGCATGTATGGACCTAGCCTAGTTGTTCTCCTCTTATACATGCTGAGTGTAGACATGCTGAATCCATGCAGTTGCTGTTATTTGGCAGCGATATATGCGCTGAGACATGCTGAGCTGAGACTTTGTTTGGTAGCCTGCATGTGTTTAGacatgctgaacaattttgaattcTGAATATTTTTTTGAATGATGAACAAAATCAAAAAATGTGAACACAAATgtaaacatattttgaaaatttaaacaaaatttgaaattctaaacattttttagaaaattaaaataaaatttgaaaatctgtaattttttgaaaatttgaacataTTTGAAATTCCGACCTTTTTGAAAATGTaaacaaaaaattgaaattttgaatattttataaaaatttaaataaaatttgaaattctgtatttttttcaaaattcaaacaaatattgattttcttttgaaattccgatttttctgaattttttaaaaaaatgaaattctgaacatttattgaaaattcaaacaaattttgaaattatgaacaatttttgaaaatttaaacattttGAAACTATAAAgtttttcaaaaatttaaaaaaaatttgaaattctgaaatttttcaaaaatttaaacatattttgaaattctgaacattttttaaaaatataaACATATCTGGACGTGGTCTAGTGGGTGAGGACGAGTGTGAGGGCCAGTATGGCTGTCCCATGCACCCTGTATGGGGTGCATGAGATGAGCATGGTTGAGGATTCTTTTATGCATCAGATGAGCATAGCTCAAGTGAGCCCATGCACCCTACCAAACAAGCAAAAATGGGTCGGATTGAAAACTTTTGCCCTTATGCACCCTATCAAACACACCCTTAAGGACTGCCCGGTCGGGCGAGTCTGCCGACATATATGGGGGCGGATTTGATAGTGCGGAATTATATAGGATGTTACAACAAGTCAGAGGGAGATTACAGATTTAGGATTATATAGGTTGTTACGACAAGTTAAGGGAAGATTACAGACTAGGATTATATAGGTTGTTACAACAAGCTAGGGACAGATTACAGAGTAGTGGTATACACAGAAAGAGTTAAACGTATCTACTCGCCTATCGTTTGACATCACACACACCAACGTGATAGGCACAAACTGAGGAAGTGAGCAAGGTTTTGATGTGCGCTCCGTGCGCGTGTTCAGTTCATCACATGACGATGCACCCAGCGCTAGGCTCCTCCTCGTAGCACTGCGGCTGGTACGGATTCCTGCCGTACCCTCCGACGTACGCCCCGTACGCGCCGTGGTCGTACACGGGCCCGCCGTAGTACCCGCCGGCAGGTGCCCCTCCGGCGTGCCCGTACCCGTATGCGGGTGCGCTGTACCCCCACCCAGGGGCGGCCGGCCAGATGGACGGCGTGGCCATCGCCTGCGGCATCATCGTCATGCTAGGCGCCGGCGTCGGCATCCGCATCGGCGCCATGGCCGCCATGGACGCCGGCTGCTGGCCGCGCGGGGCCTCATTCCGTGACATCGCCGTGGTAGTTACCACCTTCGGCTTTCCGCCGTGGCCATTGCCGTGTCCATGTCCATGTCCTTGTCCGTGGCCTTGGTCGTGGTGACCGCGCCGATCGATTCGTTCGTCGTCCTCCATGCCGAACTGGACGTGCTTGGTCTTGTCCGGCTTGCCGCCGTGACCGTGCACTTGCGGTCCGGGGCCGTGCCGATCGATTCGTTCGTCGTCATCCATGCCGAACTTGACGTGCTTGGTCTTCTCCGGCTTGCCGCCGTAACTGTGCGCTTGGGGCCCAGCGCCGTGGCCGTGACCGTGCGCTTGGGGGCCGGGGCCGGGGCCGTGGCCCTCCTTGCCGTGCTGCTTGGGCGCCACCTTGGCACTGGGGTTCATCTGGTTCCCCCTGGCGACTTGTACGTCGGTGATCACCTTGCCAGCATCGGAGCAGAGCCTGTCGGCGACCTCCTCGGCGTCGAAGGAGCCGGACACAGTCACCGTGTTGCTCTTCTCGTCGTACGAGATCATCTTGATGTTTTCTCTGTCTGTTGATGCATACAGAAACATAAGTGAGTTGTCACTTGTCTAGTCCATGGATCAAGAAGTGAGTTGATGCACAATTTGAGATCTCGGGGCAATTAACCTTGGAGCTTGCAGAGGACCTTTCTGATCTTCTTGTAGCATCGGTCGCAGTCAAGGTCGACTCTCATGATGATTGTCGCCATCTGAAAGTAAAAAGTATCTTGCGATTAGTCCCAACtaatttctttttaacagtagtaCAAACTATTTTTGTTTGTTACATTCCCTAAAATACTTACTGGTTCCGTTTATATAGACATAAAGGACAGAGAATTTTTTTTAAGAGAGCTTTGGCCTGAATTGAATCTTGCAGTAGTTTTCTTTCATGAGAGAAGCAGAGGATGAGTGAATCGGAATCCTAATTTCCTGGGAATATTGACTACTTTTCCGGCCGACATATCCCCGGATCAACAACTACTAGCTACTGTAGTAGCAAGGTAGTTAGTCAATTTATTAAAGAGAAAGAGGAAAGCATATCGCTCGTTGCCTTGATCTCTACTTCACGTCTCCTACTTTGGTAGACAGAGCACAAAGCAATCAGTTATCCCACCAAGCGTTAGTCACAGTACACCAAAAGTACTGTACTGATCATCTCAACATGGATCTACTAGCATTAGAGATCTTCTGCCTCGTTAAAAAATAGAGTTTCGATCGAGAGAGACTAGCATTAGAGATCTTCTGCCTCGTTAAAAAATAGAGTTTCgatcgagagagagggagagagagagagagtgtgtgtgtgtgtgtttgtgtgtgtttcaAGTCTCAAGGATTTCATGGCAGTTGATGAACGTTGATAGTGTTTGCGTGCGTAGCAGGAGAAACTCCGGTCATGTAGGAAAAGACGCGCGCTAATGAAGAGAGCAGAGAAGGTCTTACCTCCGAGGTTAGGTTCTGCCTTCTGCCTTCTTCTTCGTGGTGATCGCTCGTGGCAAAGAGCCAGCCAGCCGAGAGGGAGGCcggcaggaggaagaagagatgAGGAAGCAAGACGAGAAAGAGAGAAAGTGAGGGTGGGTGCAGTGGCAGCTCTGGTTTTAAACTAGCCGGTGGCGCAGGCAGAGGCTGACACGCATGATTGCGCGCAGCTGCTGCGATCGACGCATACCAGCTCTCGGTGCTGGGTGGGCCGACCACCTTAAAACCAGCGGGATTTCATGCAGGAAATAAAATAGTAAAAGGGGGTGTGATCCACAATGGCTTACCGCCACCTTTCCACCCGTAGCGCTTTCGCTGCAGCCGCTTTTCTGGCCCGCCCGGCACGTAGTCCGTAGTGTGTCGGCGAGCAAGGAGGGCACTACCCTACGCGATAAGATTGAGTGAGTTTTGATTAGGCTACTAAGTGCCATGATTTTCGATCTGAGTGGAGAAGTGGCGTCTTCCTTCCCTACCTCTCCCGCCTTTTCCCCACCATTCGCCGGGGACGGAGGGAGGAGCAGAGCTGTCGCTAGCGGAGCTGCTGCCGCACTGTTGAGCTGCCGCGCTGTTGAGAGAAGACGCTGTTCGAAAAGGAAACCAAATAAAGCTACCACAGCCCTTGAGATGTTGATGCAGGAGCGTTCGCGTGGTGAAAGTAGCACCAAGCAGCGGTGCTCCACCTACTGTCTGCTGGGTGAGTACTAGGATCACTGCATTGCAGGCAATGCAGCAGAAGCCCGTGACGGTTTTGATTCTTCCGGATCTGCCGTTGCTAGAACAGCGCCCAACTGACTCCCAGTTCAGGACGTACGTGCGCTGTTTGCACGGGGTTGGAAATGTGTGTGGGCAAAGGCTTCCTTTTGTCCTCATTTAGCAGTCCCTCCTACCAATGCAGTGCACGGGCACGCTTCAAGTGGACGGACGCGTCTAGAAAGGAAAACAAATACAGTTAGGCCtcttttggtttggaggaatttcataggaattctaaaGAATAGGAtttttatagaattttttccttaAGAGCTCTTTAATTCATAGGAATGGATTCATATTTCTATATAGGATTGGTTcatatcctccacatttcataggaaaataaaaatgagcctagactcaatgaaaaaattcctttggtgtgaaccaaatgacatctcgtttCCTATTCCTACCCATAGGATTTAAGAtatatgtcatctcatttcctacaaattTCCTATttctatgataatcctatcctatgaaccaaaagaggcctaagctgttatatttgtgtcgaatattatgtacGCAAGGGGTTATGTGGACTTGGAGTTGTAATTGGTGTGATTAGGTACAAGTTGTGTAGGAgtcggacacttgtatcctaggccttcttatatacggaggggcaccacacgttgtaacccatgacgacttgatagcaacaggtacgcgggggagccgacggcttgtgccggcgcccgggtggccggtgttgcggtatcttggggaggagcgcccgtagtcatgcctcggggatgtagccatatcggtgaacctcgttaacaaatctcggtgtcgtgctcgtgtgattgcttggtcctcggatgatcaatgatggcctcggatttattctaacaagtggtatcatgagcaaggttgcgaGAAGGCTATGCGGAAAATCATTCGGAGGTACGAGGATCA from Triticum aestivum cultivar Chinese Spring chromosome 4A, IWGSC CS RefSeq v2.1, whole genome shotgun sequence harbors:
- the LOC123086605 gene encoding filaggrin-2 isoform X1 — its product is MVGKRRERVVPSLLADTLRTTCRAGQKSGCSESATGGKVAMATIIMRVDLDCDRCYKKIRKVLCKLQDRENIKMISYDEKSNTVTVSGSFDAEEVADRLCSDAGKVITDVQVARGNQMNPSAKVAPKQHGKEGHGPGPGPQAHGHGHGAGPQAHSYGGKPEKTKHVKFGMDDDERIDRHGPGPQVHGHGGKPDKTKHVQFGMEDDERIDRRGHHDQGHGQGHGHGHGNGHGGKPKVVTTTAMSRNEAPRGQQPASMAAMAPMRMPTPAPSMTMMPQAMATPSIWPAAPGWGYSAPAYGYGHAGGAPAGGYYGGPVYDHGAYGAYVGGYGRNPYQPQCYEEEPSAGCIVM
- the LOC123086605 gene encoding filaggrin-2 isoform X2, giving the protein MATIIMRVDLDCDRCYKKIRKVLCKLQDRENIKMISYDEKSNTVTVSGSFDAEEVADRLCSDAGKVITDVQVARGNQMNPSAKVAPKQHGKEGHGPGPGPQAHGHGHGAGPQAHSYGGKPEKTKHVKFGMDDDERIDRHGPGPQVHGHGGKPDKTKHVQFGMEDDERIDRRGHHDQGHGQGHGHGHGNGHGGKPKVVTTTAMSRNEAPRGQQPASMAAMAPMRMPTPAPSMTMMPQAMATPSIWPAAPGWGYSAPAYGYGHAGGAPAGGYYGGPVYDHGAYGAYVGGYGRNPYQPQCYEEEPSAGCIVM